The Winogradskyella schleiferi genome contains the following window.
ACCGTATAAGTTCCTGGATTTAATAGAAATTCCCTAGGGTTACTCTTAGCTGATGTATAAGTTCTTGCTCCTGTAATACGTTTATCAGAATTAACATCATGAAAATTTACGGTCGCATCAATTAATTCGCCACTGGATGTTTGAGCACCAATTTTTGCAAATCCAGATTCAAAATTATGACTTATTGGTGTGGTTGAGTTTGCTGATACTTTAATGTTATCAGCTTCAAAATAAGTGTCATTGCCTTTTAAAACCAGTGCTTGAAACGTAATCTTATAGTTGCCTGCTGGCACTTCCATTGTTTTTACTTTACCATAGGTTCTTACATTTGTTGCTACTTTGCCTGTATTTACATCTATCATCTTCACCGAAGTATCCCAACCTTTGCCATTGTTGGTAGCAAATACTTCTAGAGTGCCACCATCAAAACTTATATTTTCGTGTTTTATGTCGCCTTCTTTCATTTCTACAGTAATTGTAGTTCCTGGAATATCGGTACCTTCAAGAGGTCTAATCGCAATATCATATTTTCCTGGTGGCAGATACACCCAACCAGAATCGCGATAAGTTCTTGAGCCATCGACGGCTTCTTTTGAACCTGATTTTGTTGCCTTTATCCAAGCATCTACAGGTGCTCCATTTTTTGTAGCATAAATCGAAAAATTTTCATTTGGTTTATCTACGGTTTGAGTGGTGACTTCGTTTAATACATCGCCTAATCCGCCTGCGTCTGCAACATTATAATAATGCCCACCACCAGCATTTGCAGCACATTTTAACTGTTTGGTTTCTCCGTCCTTCAAACCAAAACCTACGATATGAAGCTTAAAATCAACACCATTGGCTTTAGCCTCTGTTACCACGTTGCAAATATTGCCATCGCAAGACTCAATACCATCTGTAATTAAAATGATGGTAGCTTTTGTATTATTTTCTTTTAAAGAGGTAATTGCCATTGTTGCACTGCGCGCCAATGGTGTTTTTCCTGTTGGGTTCATTTTTTCTATGGCATCTGTAATTTTAGTTTTTGAATGGTTAGATAAATCGACCATATATTCAATATCATCGCAGTCGCCTTTTTTTCTGTGTCCATAAGCAATTAGTCCAACGTTTTGATTGTTTGGAAGATTACCAACCGTAGAAGCTAAAACACTTGATGCAATTTCTTTTTTTGTTTGACCGTCTAATTGTCCCCACATTGACCCACTGGCATCGTAAATGAACAAAATAGGAGATGGTTGTTCTTGTGCGTTTAAGATGAACCCAAAGCACAAGAAAATGGTTAATAGCATTATTTTTTTCATGATTGCTCTATTTTAAGTTAATAGGTATGTTATCTTAATTTTGTGGACTCCAAAGTTTCCAAAAGGGTTTGGATGTTTTCATTCCATTCTAAACTTAAGCTTTGTTGGAACTGTACAGATTACTAGTTTTTAGGTTTTCTTGAAGAATTTCATCCTTTCTATCAATAAAGGATATTGTCTAACGTCCAATCCAAACGCTCTTCCATCATACTAAAAGTACAGTCCGAAAAGAAAATCTTGTACATTTCCCTTCTAAAAGCTGCAAGTTCCATCTCGCTGTAATCGTGGTTATGGATAGCAGCTTCAATTTTTTTCAAATGCTTTTTTTCCGAATGCTTATGGAATTTTTTATGCATTTTTAGAAAGGTTTTCTTGGAGGTTTTATTTTGGATCATTTCCAATTCTTCTTCGGTTTCTTTTTTATCTGCATTAGCGCAAAGCAACATAATGTATACTTGTAATTCAGTCTTGGTCCAGTTCGGTTTTTTATTTTTCATGATGTAAAGTTTTTTGGTTTCGATTGTTATGTTGAAATGATGTTTTAGTTTCAATGCCCAATAGCACAACTTGTCTTATGGTATAGATAAGACATTTCGAAAACGTATTTTCGGAGTAGTGCAGTTGTAGAAATTGGTAAAAAAAATATGCATTTACTTTCCTTAGGTTGAAAGTAAATTAAGTCAATGGTAGTACTTGAGGTTGGTTAACTATTTGTTTTTAAAGATATTAAATTGTTGTAATATAAATAGCTTTAAACTAATACTTAATTCGCAATATAGATGCGGCATTCAATACTGAATGAACTTTAGTTGTGGAGATATACTGGATATAAAGTTACATTTTTTTACAATTGTAGCCTAAAGAAAATAGCAATGAATTTAATCAGTTAAATTGAAGATTATAAGCTATTCTTAGTAACTTCGCAGAATATTTAATAATTCATAAAAAATAAGCATATATGGAAGCAATTGCTACCGATTTCGGAATAAAAGAAGCTTTGGACCAGTTAGGTGTTAAAGAAATCAATGAAGGAACATCGACAGGTTCAGATAATTTTGCTAATGGAGAAATTATTGAAAGTCACTCGCCAGTTGATGGAAAATTAATTGGAAAAGTAAAAACAACAACAAGAGCAGATTACGATAAGGTACTGGATGCGGCAACAAGAGCATTTAAAACTTGGCGCGATGTGCCAGCACCACAACGTGGCGAAATTGTGCGCCAATTTGGAAATAAATTAAGAGATTTAAAAGAACCTTTGGGAAAACTGGTGTCTTATGAAATGGGCAAATCATTGCAAGAAGGTTATGGAGAGGTACAGGAAATGATTGATATCTGTGATTTCGCTGTTGGATTATCCAGACAGTTAAACGGACAAACCATTCCATCGGAACGTCCTGGTCACGTCATGAGAGAACAATGGCACCCAATCGGTGTGGTCGGAATTATTTCGGCATTTAACTTCCCAGTGGCTGTTTGGGCTTGGAACACGGCATTAGCATGGATTTGTGGTGATGTTTGTGTTTGGAAAGGTTCAGAAAAAGCACCTTTATGCTCTATTGCTTGCCAGAATATCATAGCAGCAGTTTTAAAAGATAATAATCTACCAGAAGGAATTTCTTGTATTATCAATGGCGATTATAAAGTAGGCGAAATGATGACTACAGATTCTAGAATTCCTTTAGTATCTGCCACAGGTTCTACAAGAATGGGACGCATTGTTGGTAAAACTGTTGCTGAACGCTTCGGAAAATCGTTATTGGAATTAGGTGGAAATAATGCCATCATTATTACACCAACGGCCGATTTAAAAGTAGTGGTTCCTGGTGCTGTTTTTGGTGCTGTGGGAACATGCGGTCAACGTTGTACGTCAACAAGACGTCTAATAATTCATGAATCTGTTTACGATAAAGTTAGAGATGCCATCGTTGGTGCTTACGGACAAATAAAAATTGGAAATCCGTTGGATGAAAATAATCATGTTGGTCCATTAATTGATAAAGATTCTGTAGAAACTTATTTAGCTGCCATTGAAAAAGCAAAAGAAGAAGGCGGAAACGTTTTGGTTGAAGGAGGCGTTTTAGAAGGCGAAGGTTACGAATCGGGTTGCTACGTTAAACCAGCAATCATTGAAGCAGAAAACCATTTTGAAATTGTGCAGCATGAAACTTTCGCGCCAATTTTATATTTAATGAAATATTCTGGAGGTGTTGAAAATGCGATTGCCAAACAAAACGGTGTAGCTCAAGGTTTATCCTCAGCCATTATGACCAATGAAATGAAAGAGGCAGAGAAATTCTTGTCTTATGCAGGTTCAGATTGTGGTATTGCTAATGTAAACATCGGAACTTCTGGTGCAGAGATTGGAGGCGCCTTCGGTGGTGAAAAAGAAACTGGTGGTGGACGTGAGTCTGGCTCTGATGCATGGAAAGTCTATATGAGAAGACAAACGAATACCATTAACTATTCGGACGAGTTGCCTTTAGCGCAAGGGATCAAGTTTGACCTCTAAGAGGTATTTAATTATAAAAACTATAAAAGCCATATCGAAAGATGTGGCTTTTTTTTGCGTATTTTACAAAGGTAATTAATAGTCTTTTTTAAACGTTTTACAATTATAAAAATCTTAATACCATGACACCAAGAGAATCACAACATTTATATTGGCGAGCTGGTTTCGGAATAAATCCCACTGCACTCAAAACATTGCCAAAAAATAGAACGCAAGTGGTTGCAAAATTGTTTGCCGATTCTAAAGTTGTGACGCCAATTTCAATAGACTTATCCTTTATGGATGGTGTCACTATAAGAGATATTAGGGACAACCCTAAATTTGCCCAAGAACTCAGGGTAAAAAGCCGGAAAAAATTAGCGGTTCTCAACACGGCTTGGATCAACCGGCTCGTTCTACCTAAGGAACTTTTGCGAGAAAAAATGACCTTATTTTGGGCTAATCATTTTGTATGTAAGGATAATCATGTCGTCTTTGCCCAAAAATTTAATAACACGTTACGTATACATGCACTTGGAGATTTTAAAACCTATGTAAAAGCCATTTCAAAGGAAGCCGCAATGCTTAAATATCTTAACGGCAAACAAAATAGAAAGAACCAACCCAACGAAAATTTTGCGCGCGAATTAATGGAATTGTTCACTTTGGGCGAAGGGAATTATTCTGAAAAGGACATAAAAGAAAGTGCCAGAGCATTTACAGGATACAATCACGATTTTGATGGCAATTTTAAAATTAGAGTAAAGCAACATGATGACGGCTTAAAAACCTTTTTCGGCAAAACAGGGAATTTTTCGGGCGATGATATCATCGATATTATTCTTAAAGATAAACAATGTGCTACTTATATATCTTCTAAAGTCTATCGTTATTTTGTAAACCCAAAACCCAATAAACAACGCATCGATGCGATGGCAGAAGTGTTTTTTAAGGATTATAATATCGAAAATTTGATGCGATTTGTGTTTATGTCCGATTGGTTTTATGATGAAGAAAATATAGGTGCAAAAATTAAATCGCCAATTGAATATCTAGTTGGTATAGTCAACACGGTTCCTGTTGAATTTGAAAGAGAGAAAGATATCTTAAGAATTCAGAAAGTATTAGGGCAAACTTTGTTAGACCCACCAAATGTAGCGGGTTGGAAAGGCGACAAAGCTTGGATTGATGCCAATACCATAATGGTGCGATTAAAATTGCCTTCCATAATGTTGAATAATGCCTTCATCGCTTCAAACGAAAATGATGAATTTAGGAAGCAATTCTTCAAAAAGAAGAAAGGAAAATTCCCTTTTAAAACACAGCCTAATTGGGAAAGATTTTCGGAAAACTTTAAAATTGTTGAAACAGATACGCTTCAAAATTATATGATCCAAGGACCAATTAATGATGGTACAGCGGATTATTTGGAAATATTGAACAAATCGTCTAAGCAAGACTATTGTATTCAGTTAATGTCATTACCGGAATATCAAATGTGTTAATACAAAGTTATTATGGACAGACGAAAATTTATTAAGAATTCAGCATTAGCGAGCAGCTTGTTTTTTGTTCCTAATTTTGTAAAAGCATTTGAATCTGTGACTACTGAACGTTTAGGTTATAAACGTTTGGTAATTGTGCAATTAGCTGGTGGAAATGATGGGTTAAATACTATTATTCCGCATAACAATGATTTGTATTACAACGCAAGACCACGATTGGCCATTACAGAAGACATTATAAAACTGACTGACGATTTAGGGTTTCATCCTAGTTTAAGTCCATTGCGTTCTTTGTTTGATAATGGCGAATTATCCATTATCAATAATGTAGGTTATCCGAACCCTGTGCGTTCTCATTTTAGATCTATGGATATTTGGCAAACCGCAAGCGGTTCGGATGAATATCTGCAAAGCGGTTGGATAGGTCGTTATTTAGATCAACACGGCAAAAAGCCATACAACGCAATGGAAATGGATGAGCAACTCAGTTTGGCCATGAAAGGGGAACATTTTAATGGTATTGCCACCAACGATTATAAAGTGTTGTACAATACAGCCAAAGATCCCTATTTTAAAAATGTGCTCCACCATTATAATGATACCCATTTGAGCGAACACAATTTAGGATATTTGTACCAAACCATGATTGAAGCGAAGTCTTCCGCCAAGTATATTTTTGAATCTACAAAAGTAAAATCATCGCAGGAATCGTATCCTCAAAATGGATTTTCAAAACAGCTCAGAAATGTAGCCCAATTCATTAATTCTGGTCTAGATACTAAAGTATTCTATACCTCTTTAGGCGGATTCGACACTCATGCGAATCAAGATAACAAGCAAACGCGATTATTATCCCAATATGCGGAAAGTGTTTCAGCGTTTGTAAAAGATTTAAAACAAAATGGAACTTTTGAAGATACCTTGATTCTAACATTTTCGGAATTCGGAAGACGCGTCAAACAAAATGCGGCCAATGGTACTGATCATGGTTCGGCTAATAATGTATTTGTCATTGGAAAAAGCTTGAAGAAAGCAGGTTTCTATAATAATCTCGCTAGTTTAAGTGATTTAGACGCTAATGGCGATTTAAAATACAATATAGATTTCAGAGCGGTTTATGCTACCATTCTTTCACAATGGATGAATGTTTCGGCGGAAGGTATAATTCCAGTTGAACAAAAACTACTCGATTTTGTTTAACGCAAAAAAAAAACCTTGTTTCAATTAGAGCTTTTGGCTGATAGAAACAAGGTTTAGTAATTGATTAATAGCACTACAAAGATGTGCAATAAAATGGATGGTCAGCAAAATTTTTGATGAATGGTTAAAAAAAATGTATAATCAGTATCATTTTTTATGCTGTTCCGATAAGATGCAAAAAATGAGGATGAAAAATCCATTATTTCCGACGAACTAGCTGTATTTTACTTTTCTTAAAATTCTCATAGTTTCCTTATAAGAGTTATAGAGCTTAGGGTTGTAATCCTTTATATACGGTTTTAAGATTTCCAGTTTCAGTAAAGCATCCTCGAATCCGTTAAGGTAACAAATAAGATAACTGACTGCTATATTCTTTAAATCTTCGGTTTCATTTTGATTTAAAGTTCTGTTTTTTTCTAGTTTTTTTAAAAGTGCATTGTTGGAGTTATAAATATGATGCAACACTTTTTTATCAAATTGTGGTGGTTTAAAGATAAGATTGGTTTCAATAGAATAATGTGCATTATTTTGAAAATGAATAATTTTTTCTTCAAGCTTATAATAATGATAGGATTTCTGCAAACCTAATTTTACATATTCAACAATTTTAAAAGCATCATCTGTATAGGACATCGACACTTCGTCTAAAGTGGAATAGAATATACGGACTTGTTCATTGACCAATTCAATATCAACTCTGGAAAAAAAAGTTTCATTCTTAACCTGTTTTTTGTCGCCAGACCAACACAGTACAAAGTACTCTTTAAACACCTTGTATTGCGGTGCGTAATCTTGACGTTTATTCATAAAATCGAAAACGCCATCGAGTGTTAATTCTATATTGTTTTGGGCATGATTTTCAATGGCTGAAACGATTTTAGAGTTCACATCTTTAATTTCAATATCAAAAACCTTTGGCATGCTGATACTTCCGTCCCTAAAAAAAACGGCACCTCCATAATATTTCCAAATGTTCTTTTTGAGTGAAGTAATGCTGTCTATTGGTCTAATAGTTACAAGACCAACCACCTTATCGTCCGGTAAATGTGGAAACGGAATATTCTCGTACTGTACAATGGGTGGATTTGTGAGATAAGCATTTATAAGGTTTTGAATTTTGCTATCATCAAAAAAATCGACACCAATAATTTTATTATCTTCATCCTCAACACCAATAACGATATAAGAATTGTTTTTTGGATTACTGTTGGAAAGCGCACAGATATGTTTTAAAAATTTAGCCTTCCCTTCTTTATAACCAATATCAATTTTTCGTTTTTTGTCATAGAAGCTGTTCTCATCGTTGTGAGCCAATAAGTTTTTTATGAGCAGTCTTTTGTTAATCATAGCATTTCCCACGAAAGTGGGAATCTCATGAATTCCTGTTAAAGCAGGAACCTTATTAATTATAGTAATTCAATTTCTCTTATAATGTTCTCTCTAGCCTTATTCTCAAATTCAGATTGATAAGCATCCGTAAAATACAACGTTTCTCTTTCCAAAAAATGCTGAAGTACTTTTCTTCGACCAGGATTATACATGAAATCAGGGTAAATTTTATATTCTTTTCTGATTTGCTGTGTATAATTCAGGTAGGTTTCCCAATCCGAACCGAGAATCGATAAATCGAAATCCAAAAGATACGCATTGTCATTATTTTCGTCCAAAATAATTTGATGCTTTTTAGTTGAAATGATGAGGTTTTCAACGTTTTTTAATCTTTTTTCTTCAAAATTTAGGATGTTAAGTCTCTTTTTGGCAAAAACTGCACTTTGTTCTTCGTTGTCTTTGTTAGTGGCTTTATAGATAATATCATGATACCAAATTGCAAATTTCAGGCTATCTAAATCTTTAATATCAGTTTTGAAATCTTCCAATTGAAGAAACATATGATAAAGATGTGAAAGATTGTGATAATGCCTGTTTTTGGATGTGTAATGGGTTTCAAGGTCTTTCCAAAATCCATTTGTTGTTTCTTCGTCTGTATAATTTGAAGCTAAAGTGAACCAATTATCTTTCAACCATTTTTTCATAACTCTATTTTCAGTTTGCTGAAGCTTGTTACGATTTTATTTAGTGAAATTCAAGAATCAAAAGTTACCCATAAGTTGAAAGCTTTTTTCATAAATGTAAAAACTGCAAATGGAGACTACGACCGTAAACTAAATCAAGGTACTTTGTGCCCTTGAGCAGCTACCAATATCAAAAACCAATCTTCCAATTCCAATTCAATTTTAGCCGCTTCAACGGCTAATTTTAATCGTTCTTTGGTCGTAGTGCCAACCACAGGATGAATATGCGCTGGAAGTTTCATAATCCAAGCTAGCAATAATTGGTCTTCAGTGGCATTGTATTTATCCATCAATTCGCCAAGTTGTTTATGAATGCGTCTCGATTGTTCAGTATCTTCTTTGAAGACAGAGCCAAGAGGCGACCAAGCCATAGATTTTATACCGTTGGTCATCATATAATCAAACGTGCCATTATGCATTGCTGAATGTTCTGTAAGTGAAAATTCAATTTGGTTCACATCAATATCCATACGTAAACCAATCATGTCCATTTGCGAAGGTGTGAAATTGGAAACTCCAAAGTCTCTGATTTTCCCGTCTTTCTTTAAGATGGTAATGGCTTCCGCAATTTCTTCAGCGACCATTAAGGGGCTAGGTCTGTGCAGTAATAATAAATCTAAATACTCAGTTTCAAGATGCTGTAGCGATTCTTCAACCGACCAAATAATATAGTCTTTACTATAATTATAGTGTTTAACCTTGTTATTTCGGTTATCACATTCATGTTGAATGCCACATTTAGAAATCAGCTGAATGTCTTCACGCTTAAGTCCAGAATCTAATAAGGCTTTTCCAAAATCAGCTTCTGTCGTGTAAGCACCATAAATATCAGCATGGTCAAAGGTAGTAATGTGGTTAGAAACGCAGAAGTTCATTAAATCTGCCATTTCTTTTTTTGAGAGTTGCTTGCCCCAACTTCCCCAAGTCATGGTGCCTGCAATTAATCGAGAATATGTCACTTTTATTTCAGTTTAGGTAGTTTTTTATGCAATTGGTGTATAAAAATACTGAAAACAATAAGAAAACAATAGTATTGAAGTGTAATTATTCCAAATCCTAAATCATGAAACATTTACAATCACTAAAAATTATTGTTTTATCACTGATGATTTTAATCAGCTTTTCAAGTTGTTCAAAAGACGATATGACTAGAGATAAACAAAACGCTGCAATTACAGTAAGTCTTAAAAGTGATTCTGGCATACTCAACACGGTTTTTCTTGAGATTAATGATGTGCAAGTCAGAGTGAAGGAAGACGGCACCTTGCCAAACGCTTGGATAAGTTTAGATGCTATTAATTTAGGAACTCATAATGTTTCCAATTTAACAAATGCGTCTGAATTACTTCTCGTTGATCACTTTGAGATGAAGCCAACCTTTATCCACGAAATTAGACTGGTTCTTGGAGACCAGAATTTTATAGATGTCAATGACACTTTAATGAGTATAGCTATTGCCGAAGAAGCTTCAGTGTCAAATTTAGTAAAAAGAGGATTTGAAGGCAATCATATGTATCAGGTCGTAATAAATTTAGATATCGATGAATCTGTAAGTTTCAATGAAGATGAAAATATGACGATTCTCAACCCAAAGCTCTATACGGAAATCAGAAAATTTTAGTATTAATTAACCCTAATCCATAATTAATTCTTAAAATGAGCAGTACTTTAGTATTGCTCATTTTTTTTAACCAATTGTTAACAGCATCTATTGAAAAATTTTAACACTTTGCATCGTCTAAAAATTACTGACAATAAATTTTGTTACAAAACCCTTAAATAATGGAAGAAACGAGTACAGTTGACATTCAGTCAATTAACGAAAAGATAGAAAGAGAAAGTGCATTTGTAGATTTATTGACCTTAGAAATGAATAAGGTTATTGTTGGACAAAAGCACATGGTAGAGCGTCTGCTCATTGGTTTATTAGGTCAAGGTCATATTTTATTGGAAGGTGTGCCTGGTTTAGCAAAAACGTTAGCCATTAATACATTGTCAAAAGCCATTGATGCTAGTTTTAGTAGAATTCAGTTTACTCCAGATTTATTGCCTGCGGATGTCGTTGGAACCTTGATTTTTAATATGAAGGAGAATGACTTCACTATTAAAAAAGGACCAATATTTGCCAATTTCGTATTAGCAGATGAGATTAATAGAGCACCAGCAAAAGTACAATCGGCATTGTTGGAAGCGATGCAAGAAAAGCAAGTAACGATTGGAGACGAAACCTTTATTTTGGATAAACCATTTTTGGTAATGGCAACCCAAAACCCAGTGGAGCAAGAAGGGACATATCCTTTACCAGAAGCTCAAGTAGACCGTTTTATGTTGAAGACCGTCATAGATTACCCAACAATTGCGGACGAACAACAAATAGTAAGAGCCAACCTCAAAGGCGCTTATGAAAAAGTTAATCCCGTAGTTTCAATTGCTCAGATTCTAAGTGCTCAACAAGCGGTTAGGGAAGTCTATATGGATGAAAAAATTGAAAAATATATTCTTGATATCATTTTTGCAACCCGTTATCCTGAAAAATATAAACTTGCCGAATTAAAACCATTGATTTCTTTTGGAGCATCGCCTCGTGGAAGTATCAACCTTGCCACAGCGGCAAAATGTTACGCTTTTATAAAAAGAAGAGGTTACGTAATCCCAGAAGACGTGCGCGCAGTGGTTCATGATATTTTGCGTCACAGAATAGGAATTACTTATGAAGCAGAAGCGGAGAATGTCACTTCAGAAGACATTATCAATAAGATTGTTAACGAAATAGAGGTGCCTTAGAAAAGGCTTCTTTAATTCCTCAAAGGGGAACACGAATAGCAAAAAATATTATAATCAATCATCAAATACTTTAAATTGAAACTAAAAGCGGTCCTTCACTTTGGGAAGGATCTAGGATGGGAATGGACACTAAAGAACTTCTAAAAAAAGTACGAAAAATAGAGATCAAGACACGACGACTGTCTGATCATATATTTGGAGGTGAATATCACTCCACCTTCAAAGGTCGTGGTATGACCTTTTCTGAAGTGCGTCAATACCAATATGGAGATGATGTCCGAAATATTGATTGGAATGTTACCGCAAGAACCAACCAACCACATATCAAGGTTTTTGAGGAAGAACGAGAATTGACCATGATGCTCATGGCAGACGTGTCAGGAAGTAAATTATTCGGGACTAAGAATCAATTTAAAGATGAAATTGTTACTGAAATTGCGGCAACCTTGGCGTTTTCAGCCACTCAAAATAATGATAAAATTGGCTTGATTTTATTTTCAGATGAAATTGAATTGTACATCCCACCAAAAAAAGGACGGTCTCACGTGCTTCGTATAATTCGTGAACTGTTAGAGTTTGAGCCTAAAAGTAAAGCGACTAACATTTCCGAAGCCATAAAGTTTTTGTCTAACGTGATGAAGAAAAAGGCGATTGTTTTTGTATTGTCAGATTTTGTGGCGGATGACTATAAACAAAATCTAAAAATAGCAGCTGGCAGGCACGACATTACAGGTATTAGAATTTACGATAAACACGAAGCGGAAATTCCAAATATTGGTATGGTACAAATGGAGGACGAAGAAACTGGCGAAATGATGTTGGTCAACACAGCTTCAAAGAAGGTAAGACAGAATTACAGCAAATTTTACAACGAAAAAGTAAACTATTACAAAGATAGTTTTGCAAAATCTGGCTCGGGAACTATAGATTGCCGAGTCGATGAAAGTTATGTGAAAAAGTTGTTGGGTTATTTTAAGCAGAGAGGATAAAGAGATTTTAGATTTATGAATTACGATTCTAGATTTAATAACAAAACGGTTCTATCCTAACGACACACAATTAACATCTCACAACTAAAAAAAGGAAAAGATTAAAATGAAAATGAACATTAAAATAGCAATGAGAAACGCAGTTCCAGTGGTCTTCCGTCATCGGTCAACCATCTTTGGTCTATGTTCTTTATTCTTTATTCTTTGTTCTCAATTATCTTCAGCCCAAGTTACTTCCGAGATCGATACCACAAATATCAGAATCGGAGAGCAAATCAACTATAAGATTAATGTTGAAGCAGATTCCACGGCATTGGTTGTATTTCCAGAGGGACAAACCTTTACGCCTTTAGAAACTGTTGAAGCCTTAGAAATTGATACGACCAAAAGAGACGCTAAATTCCTATTATCAAGAATCTATAAACTCACACAATTTGATTCTGGCGTTTATACCATTCCTCGACAAAAAATCATCATTGACGAGAAGCCATTTTTTACGGATTCCCTAAAAGTTGCCGTAAACACTGTCGAAGTCGATACCACAAAACAGAAACTCTACGATATAAAACCAATTATAGATGTTGAGAAAAGTAAAAGTAATTGGTGGCAATGGCTCTTAATTGTCTTATTGGCAATTGCGGTAATTGCATTTTTATTGTATTGGTTTATCTGGCGAAAAAAACCTTTAACGGAAGAAGAAGAAATCGCTTTGCTACCGCCATATGATCGTGCAAAATTGGCATTATCAAAGCTTGATGAGAGTCAGTATTTAATACGATCTGAAGTCAAAGAGTATTATTCGGAATTAACTTTTATCATCAGAAAATATCTCGATGAAAAAGTTTACGATCGTGCCTTAGAAAGCACAACAGCTGAACTTATTGCGCGTTTGAATTTATTGAAGGACGGCAATCAAATTCCATTATCTAAGGAAACCATTTTGCATATTGAATCGATTTTACAACGTGCCGATTTGGTGAAATTTGCCAAGTCTGCACCAAACAAAACCCTTGCCGAAATGGACCGAACAACCATAGATAAAGCTATAGATAATGTTAAAGTAAGTTTGCCGGAACCGTCGGAAGAAGAGAAATTATTGGACCAAAAATATAAAGAAGAACAAGAACGTAAAAAGAAGCGCAAAAAAATCTGGATTACGGTGGCTATTTCATTGTTTTTAATTGTGGCAACTTTCATTGGTTTTGGCATGAAATATGGTTTCGGTTACGTGA
Protein-coding sequences here:
- a CDS encoding vWA domain-containing protein, with translation MKKIMLLTIFLCFGFILNAQEQPSPILFIYDASGSMWGQLDGQTKKEIASSVLASTVGNLPNNQNVGLIAYGHRKKGDCDDIEYMVDLSNHSKTKITDAIEKMNPTGKTPLARSATMAITSLKENNTKATIILITDGIESCDGNICNVVTEAKANGVDFKLHIVGFGLKDGETKQLKCAANAGGGHYYNVADAGGLGDVLNEVTTQTVDKPNENFSIYATKNGAPVDAWIKATKSGSKEAVDGSRTYRDSGWVYLPPGKYDIAIRPLEGTDIPGTTITVEMKEGDIKHENISFDGGTLEVFATNNGKGWDTSVKMIDVNTGKVATNVRTYGKVKTMEVPAGNYKITFQALVLKGNDTYFEADNIKVSANSTTPISHNFESGFAKIGAQTSSGELIDATVNFHDVNSDKRITGARTYTSAKSNPREFLLNPGTYTVYLRTLGKHKGHSDSFTITVKAGETVEKITTF
- the amaB gene encoding L-piperidine-6-carboxylate dehydrogenase gives rise to the protein MEAIATDFGIKEALDQLGVKEINEGTSTGSDNFANGEIIESHSPVDGKLIGKVKTTTRADYDKVLDAATRAFKTWRDVPAPQRGEIVRQFGNKLRDLKEPLGKLVSYEMGKSLQEGYGEVQEMIDICDFAVGLSRQLNGQTIPSERPGHVMREQWHPIGVVGIISAFNFPVAVWAWNTALAWICGDVCVWKGSEKAPLCSIACQNIIAAVLKDNNLPEGISCIINGDYKVGEMMTTDSRIPLVSATGSTRMGRIVGKTVAERFGKSLLELGGNNAIIITPTADLKVVVPGAVFGAVGTCGQRCTSTRRLIIHESVYDKVRDAIVGAYGQIKIGNPLDENNHVGPLIDKDSVETYLAAIEKAKEEGGNVLVEGGVLEGEGYESGCYVKPAIIEAENHFEIVQHETFAPILYLMKYSGGVENAIAKQNGVAQGLSSAIMTNEMKEAEKFLSYAGSDCGIANVNIGTSGAEIGGAFGGEKETGGGRESGSDAWKVYMRRQTNTINYSDELPLAQGIKFDL
- a CDS encoding DUF1800 domain-containing protein, with translation MTPRESQHLYWRAGFGINPTALKTLPKNRTQVVAKLFADSKVVTPISIDLSFMDGVTIRDIRDNPKFAQELRVKSRKKLAVLNTAWINRLVLPKELLREKMTLFWANHFVCKDNHVVFAQKFNNTLRIHALGDFKTYVKAISKEAAMLKYLNGKQNRKNQPNENFARELMELFTLGEGNYSEKDIKESARAFTGYNHDFDGNFKIRVKQHDDGLKTFFGKTGNFSGDDIIDIILKDKQCATYISSKVYRYFVNPKPNKQRIDAMAEVFFKDYNIENLMRFVFMSDWFYDEENIGAKIKSPIEYLVGIVNTVPVEFEREKDILRIQKVLGQTLLDPPNVAGWKGDKAWIDANTIMVRLKLPSIMLNNAFIASNENDEFRKQFFKKKKGKFPFKTQPNWERFSENFKIVETDTLQNYMIQGPINDGTADYLEILNKSSKQDYCIQLMSLPEYQMC
- a CDS encoding DUF1501 domain-containing protein produces the protein MDRRKFIKNSALASSLFFVPNFVKAFESVTTERLGYKRLVIVQLAGGNDGLNTIIPHNNDLYYNARPRLAITEDIIKLTDDLGFHPSLSPLRSLFDNGELSIINNVGYPNPVRSHFRSMDIWQTASGSDEYLQSGWIGRYLDQHGKKPYNAMEMDEQLSLAMKGEHFNGIATNDYKVLYNTAKDPYFKNVLHHYNDTHLSEHNLGYLYQTMIEAKSSAKYIFESTKVKSSQESYPQNGFSKQLRNVAQFINSGLDTKVFYTSLGGFDTHANQDNKQTRLLSQYAESVSAFVKDLKQNGTFEDTLILTFSEFGRRVKQNAANGTDHGSANNVFVIGKSLKKAGFYNNLASLSDLDANGDLKYNIDFRAVYATILSQWMNVSAEGIIPVEQKLLDFV
- a CDS encoding ATP-binding protein; translation: MINKRLLIKNLLAHNDENSFYDKKRKIDIGYKEGKAKFLKHICALSNSNPKNNSYIVIGVEDEDNKIIGVDFFDDSKIQNLINAYLTNPPIVQYENIPFPHLPDDKVVGLVTIRPIDSITSLKKNIWKYYGGAVFFRDGSISMPKVFDIEIKDVNSKIVSAIENHAQNNIELTLDGVFDFMNKRQDYAPQYKVFKEYFVLCWSGDKKQVKNETFFSRVDIELVNEQVRIFYSTLDEVSMSYTDDAFKIVEYVKLGLQKSYHYYKLEEKIIHFQNNAHYSIETNLIFKPPQFDKKVLHHIYNSNNALLKKLEKNRTLNQNETEDLKNIAVSYLICYLNGFEDALLKLEILKPYIKDYNPKLYNSYKETMRILRKVKYS